In one Bacillus thuringiensis genomic region, the following are encoded:
- the coxB gene encoding cytochrome c oxidase subunit II translates to MKKQWRLLSFVSLLALLLGGCGKAFQSTLIPQGEVAKMQYDLLLLASAIMVGVVLVVTIIFLYVIVRFRQKKGQEDYIPEQVEGNHKLEIIWTVIPIILLLILAVPTVTYTFKLADVSAMEKKNIDKDTIVVDVTANLYWWEFSYKSEKIVTSQDLVIPTGKKVYLNLKGADIKHSFWVPSLAGKMDTNTDNVNKMWLKADKSGTYNGFCTEFCGPSHSLMQFKVKALDESEYKKWLADMKKIDGKKEVASTKAQEGQEIFNKSCIGCHAVGSNDSRPPSARIAPNLANFADRDMVAGIAENNEENLKKWLKDPENMKPGNKMTGKYGNLTDDQIDALNAYLQTLKVEK, encoded by the coding sequence ATGAAGAAACAGTGGCGACTGCTTTCGTTCGTTTCACTGCTGGCTTTACTGTTAGGGGGATGCGGTAAAGCCTTTCAATCTACTTTAATTCCGCAAGGAGAGGTAGCAAAAATGCAATATGATTTACTTCTACTGGCGAGTGCAATCATGGTAGGAGTAGTGCTAGTAGTTACTATTATTTTCTTGTATGTAATTGTGCGTTTCCGCCAAAAGAAAGGCCAGGAAGATTATATTCCAGAGCAAGTTGAAGGGAATCACAAGCTAGAAATTATATGGACAGTTATTCCGATTATTCTTTTACTAATCTTAGCTGTTCCAACGGTTACATATACATTCAAACTTGCTGATGTAAGTGCGATGGAGAAAAAGAATATTGATAAAGATACTATCGTTGTTGATGTAACAGCGAATCTTTATTGGTGGGAATTTTCTTATAAATCAGAAAAGATAGTAACTTCGCAAGATTTGGTCATCCCCACAGGTAAGAAAGTGTATTTAAATTTGAAGGGTGCCGATATTAAACACTCATTTTGGGTTCCATCTTTAGCAGGGAAAATGGATACAAATACAGACAATGTGAACAAAATGTGGTTAAAGGCAGATAAATCGGGCACTTATAATGGTTTTTGTACCGAATTTTGCGGTCCATCACATTCTTTAATGCAATTTAAAGTGAAAGCTTTAGATGAAAGTGAGTACAAAAAATGGCTTGCTGATATGAAGAAGATTGATGGGAAGAAAGAAGTAGCTTCAACAAAGGCGCAAGAGGGCCAAGAAATATTTAATAAAAGCTGTATTGGTTGTCACGCAGTTGGATCTAATGATAGTAGACCACCTTCCGCTCGTATCGCACCAAACTTAGCAAACTTTGCGGATCGCGATATGGTTGCCGGTATTGCCGAAAACAATGAAGAAAACTTAAAAAAATGGCTGAAAGATCCTGAAAATATGAAGCCAGGAAACAAAATGACTGGCAAATATGGCAACTTAACGGATGATCAAATTGATGCATTAAATGCATACTTACAAACGTTAAAAGTTGAAAAGTAA
- the ctaB gene encoding protoheme IX farnesyltransferase: MNHATSELHDESAVTSVPETTRLQDLSALVKMGIVNSNTLTVFTGFWLALHFNGLSVMDNLDKLFFTIVGSGLIMAGVCCLNNYIDRDIDPLMERTKTRPTVTGKYKPGFALTFGLVILLLGFVFLLLTTPMAVLMGFIGAFTYVVLYTLWTKRKYTLNTVVGSISGAVPPLIGWAAIDPSLGHPIAWMLFLIMFIWQIPHFLALAMKRVDEYRNAGIPMLPVVHGFEITKRQIMIWTVCLLPLPFYMSGLGITFMVIATLLNIGWIVLGFYGFRKKDDIKWSVQMFVYSLNYLTILFVSMIVVTFF, encoded by the coding sequence ATGAACCATGCAACAAGTGAGCTGCATGATGAGTCCGCTGTTACAAGTGTACCGGAAACAACTCGGTTACAAGATTTATCAGCACTCGTTAAAATGGGGATTGTAAACTCAAATACACTTACTGTATTTACAGGATTTTGGTTGGCATTACACTTTAATGGATTAAGTGTGATGGACAATCTGGATAAGCTATTTTTTACAATCGTTGGTTCAGGATTAATTATGGCGGGGGTATGTTGTTTAAATAACTACATCGATAGAGACATCGATCCGTTAATGGAAAGAACAAAGACACGTCCAACGGTTACTGGAAAGTATAAACCAGGATTTGCACTTACATTTGGACTAGTTATATTACTTCTTGGATTTGTATTCTTATTATTAACAACACCAATGGCAGTTTTAATGGGATTTATTGGTGCTTTCACATATGTTGTCCTATATACTTTATGGACAAAGAGAAAGTATACACTAAATACTGTTGTAGGTAGTATATCTGGAGCAGTTCCACCTTTAATTGGATGGGCAGCAATCGATCCATCTTTAGGTCATCCAATTGCTTGGATGTTATTTTTAATTATGTTTATTTGGCAAATCCCACATTTCCTTGCATTAGCGATGAAACGTGTTGATGAATATCGAAATGCAGGAATTCCAATGCTTCCTGTAGTTCATGGATTTGAAATTACGAAACGCCAAATTATGATTTGGACAGTATGTTTATTACCACTACCATTTTATATGAGTGGACTAGGGATAACATTTATGGTAATTGCAACACTGCTTAACATCGGATGGATCGTTTTAGGATTTTATGGCTTCCGTAAGAAAGATGACATCAAATGGTCCGTGCAAATGTTTGTTTATTCCCTAAATTATTTAACAATCTTATTTGTATCAATGATTGTAGTTACATTCTTCTAA
- the ctaA gene encoding heme A synthase: protein MQRFIKWLAVITSLDLLIVLLGGALVTKTGSGQGCGKSWPLCNGEFVPSNLSMETIIELSHRLTSGSAGILVTLLCILSWKYYKHVRETKTLAILSFVFLVAQALMGAAAVVWGQMPAVLAIHFGISLISFASVILLTCLIFEIDQKFDARSLIMDKKMKFHIYGVTIYSYIVVYTGALVRHERASLACPDFPLCSKNRPMPTQLHEWVQMGHRVAAMLIFAWILYAMILAIRHYKQQPVVYWGWIISFILVTLQAVVGVLVVFTNASLAMALLHSLFISCLFAVLCYLVMLGTRSKVNAKEAESTSKQTK, encoded by the coding sequence TTGCAACGCTTTATTAAATGGTTAGCAGTCATTACAAGCCTTGATTTATTAATAGTTTTATTAGGAGGCGCTTTAGTTACAAAAACAGGTTCTGGTCAAGGTTGTGGTAAATCATGGCCACTTTGTAACGGTGAATTTGTTCCATCTAATTTATCAATGGAAACTATTATTGAACTTAGCCACCGATTAACATCCGGATCAGCTGGAATTCTTGTCACACTCCTTTGTATTTTGTCCTGGAAATATTATAAACATGTGCGTGAAACAAAAACGTTAGCAATTTTATCCTTCGTATTTTTAGTTGCACAAGCATTAATGGGAGCAGCAGCAGTTGTTTGGGGACAAATGCCAGCTGTACTTGCTATCCATTTCGGTATTTCCTTAATTTCATTTGCTTCTGTCATTTTATTAACGTGTCTTATCTTTGAAATTGACCAAAAATTTGATGCACGTTCACTTATTATGGACAAAAAAATGAAATTTCATATTTATGGTGTAACAATTTACAGTTATATCGTCGTCTACACAGGCGCTTTAGTACGTCACGAACGAGCTAGCTTAGCCTGTCCAGACTTTCCTTTATGTAGCAAAAACAGACCTATGCCAACTCAACTACATGAATGGGTTCAAATGGGCCATAGAGTTGCAGCGATGTTAATTTTCGCTTGGATACTATACGCGATGATTCTCGCTATCCGCCATTACAAACAGCAACCTGTAGTATATTGGGGATGGATCATTTCATTTATCCTTGTTACACTTCAAGCTGTAGTAGGAGTTTTAGTTGTATTTACAAACGCTAGTTTAGCAATGGCATTGTTACATTCTCTATTCATTTCTTGCTTGTTTGCCGTACTATGCTATTTAGTTATGTTAGGAACAAGAAGTAAAGTGAATGCAAAAGAAGCCGAATCAACTTCTAAACAAACAAAATAA
- the ctaE gene encoding cytochrome c oxidase subunit III produces the protein MHVDEKLTNETFPAEPEKATLEGKNKFVGFWLFLGGETVLFASLFGTYLALKNSTNGGPTSQEMFQMPLVFIMTMLLLTSSLTSVYAMYHMKNFNFKKMQLWLLVTVLLGLGFLGFEIYEFYHYTHEFKHTMRSSAFGSAFYALVGTHGLHVLFGLCWILTLIFRNAKRGLNLYNAPKFYVASIYWHFIDVVWVFIFTVVYLMGMVG, from the coding sequence ATGCATGTAGATGAAAAATTAACGAATGAAACATTTCCAGCAGAGCCTGAAAAAGCAACCCTTGAAGGGAAAAATAAGTTTGTCGGTTTTTGGTTATTTCTTGGAGGCGAAACAGTGTTGTTCGCTTCCTTATTTGGCACATATTTAGCGTTAAAGAATTCTACAAATGGTGGACCAACATCTCAAGAGATGTTCCAAATGCCACTCGTTTTTATTATGACGATGCTTTTATTAACGAGTAGCTTAACGAGTGTATATGCGATGTATCACATGAAAAACTTTAACTTTAAGAAAATGCAACTTTGGTTACTAGTAACTGTATTGCTAGGTTTAGGCTTTTTAGGGTTTGAGATATATGAGTTTTATCATTATACACATGAATTTAAGCATACTATGAGAAGTAGTGCCTTTGGCTCTGCGTTTTATGCTCTTGTTGGTACACATGGACTCCACGTATTGTTTGGGTTATGTTGGATTTTAACATTAATCTTTAGAAATGCGAAGAGAGGTCTAAATTTATACAATGCACCGAAGTTTTATGTTGCATCGATTTATTGGCACTTTATTGACGTAGTTTGGGTGTTTATTTTCACTGTAGTATATTTAATGGGAATGGTGGGATAA
- a CDS encoding CAP domain-containing protein yields the protein MKKLLRIVMITFLILAVDLYGKLLVSQYILTPSQSKQENKIVKKKKQMKEDSPDTVLNMIGEDSENLLAKWGEPSRIEPSAYGYEWWVYNQDLTQYVQFGVSERKVVTAYAAGEQVKVLPYYINEKYEEVYKKSPLSHEISLKRGKNSYQFELSDTEVMEQPLIPVEDGWAQLYFDQFTHELVGVRYMDDETLLRQRPYQLVYSGELIAEQPLTPEKIKQVENGNMQQIFDLTNIIRSHHKLPLLTWDQETADVAVGHSKDMKDNNYFSHDSPTLGTLGDRLQRGKVGFQLAGENIAAQHSDGIAAVQGWLNSEGHRKNLLNEQFTGLGVGVYDKFYTQNFIRK from the coding sequence TTGAAGAAATTATTGCGTATCGTAATGATTACATTTTTAATTTTAGCTGTTGATTTATACGGGAAATTACTCGTTTCACAATATATATTAACCCCATCTCAATCAAAGCAAGAAAATAAAATTGTGAAAAAGAAAAAGCAAATGAAGGAAGACTCCCCAGATACTGTTTTAAATATGATTGGTGAAGACTCTGAAAACTTATTAGCGAAGTGGGGAGAACCCTCTCGAATAGAGCCATCTGCATACGGATATGAATGGTGGGTATACAACCAGGATTTAACTCAGTATGTTCAATTTGGAGTTTCTGAACGTAAAGTTGTAACGGCGTACGCAGCTGGTGAACAAGTTAAGGTTCTACCTTATTATATAAATGAAAAATATGAAGAAGTATATAAAAAAAGTCCGCTTTCGCATGAAATTTCATTAAAAAGAGGGAAAAATAGTTATCAATTTGAGCTATCTGATACCGAAGTCATGGAACAACCGTTAATACCTGTAGAAGACGGATGGGCGCAATTGTATTTTGATCAATTTACACATGAGCTTGTTGGTGTTCGTTATATGGATGATGAAACTTTATTACGCCAAAGACCGTATCAGCTCGTTTATTCAGGTGAATTAATAGCAGAACAACCATTGACTCCGGAAAAAATAAAACAAGTAGAAAATGGGAATATGCAACAAATTTTTGATTTAACAAATATCATTCGAAGTCATCATAAATTACCATTACTAACATGGGATCAGGAAACAGCAGATGTTGCTGTTGGTCACAGTAAAGATATGAAAGACAATAATTATTTTTCTCATGACTCACCTACATTAGGTACGCTAGGAGATCGTTTGCAGCGCGGGAAAGTAGGATTTCAACTTGCTGGTGAGAACATAGCGGCGCAACATAGTGATGGAATTGCGGCAGTGCAAGGGTGGTTAAATAGTGAGGGGCATAGAAAGAATTTATTAAATGAACAATTTACAGGATTAGGTGTTGGTGTATACGATAAATTTTATACACAAAACTTTATTCGAAAATAA
- the ctaF gene encoding cytochrome c oxidase subunit IVB, with protein sequence MAIKQTNNPKVDLVYRKRKSAEEMRHQVITFALMIFLTLVAFVAVAYPKTFSPTFSVPFILLLAVVQVIFQLYYFMHMSHKGHEAASFFLYSGLLIGLITILAFMTIVWI encoded by the coding sequence ATGGCGATAAAGCAAACGAATAATCCTAAAGTTGATCTTGTTTATCGGAAGAGAAAAAGTGCGGAGGAAATGAGGCATCAAGTTATTACGTTTGCATTAATGATTTTTTTAACATTAGTTGCATTTGTAGCGGTGGCGTATCCAAAAACTTTTAGTCCGACTTTCTCTGTACCGTTTATTTTACTATTAGCAGTGGTACAAGTAATTTTTCAATTGTATTATTTTATGCATATGAGTCATAAAGGACATGAAGCAGCAAGTTTCTTTCTTTACTCTGGTCTGCTAATAGGGTTAATTACAATTTTAGCTTTTATGACAATCGTGTGGATTTGA
- a CDS encoding YugN family protein — MQFTNTKFNGAVVELTLLTEIMENNHFVLAGQWDYERVTYDYKFEILKDVYYLRVQGVAIEGDIGSRHAEVKLLPPLLGKHYYPHGVEYGDDETFPTNVLQKSEQLLQNVEKELKEFQIID; from the coding sequence ATGCAATTTACAAATACGAAATTTAATGGAGCCGTCGTTGAATTAACTCTTTTAACTGAAATCATGGAAAACAACCACTTCGTACTTGCTGGACAGTGGGATTATGAACGGGTTACATACGATTATAAATTTGAAATATTAAAGGATGTTTATTATTTACGAGTACAAGGAGTTGCTATTGAAGGTGACATTGGCAGTAGACATGCTGAAGTAAAACTACTTCCCCCCTTATTAGGAAAACATTATTATCCTCACGGCGTTGAATATGGTGATGATGAGACTTTCCCAACGAATGTACTTCAAAAAAGCGAACAACTCCTACAAAATGTCGAAAAAGAGTTAAAAGAATTTCAAATTATTGATTAA
- the ctaD gene encoding cytochrome c oxidase subunit I, with translation MGAVIWDYLTTVDHKKIAILYLIAGGLFFVIGGIEALFIRLQLAIPNNAFLVGDAYNQVLTMHGTTMIFLAAMPLVFAFMNAAVPLQIGARDVAFPFLNSLGFWLFFFGGVFLNLSWFLGGAPDAGWTSYASLALASKGHGVDFYVLGLQISGIGTLIGGINFLVTIINMRAPGMTYMRMPMFTWTTFVTSSLILFAFPPLTVGLGLLMLDRLFGTSFFNPALGGNTIIWEHLFWIFGHPEVYILILPAFGIFSEIFATFSKKRLFGYSSMVFATVLIGFLGFMVWAHHMFTVGLGPVANAIFSVATMAIAVPTGIKIFNWLFTMWGGSIRFTTPMMWAVAFIPSFVMGGVTGVMLASAPADYQFHDNYFVVAHFHYVIVGGVVFGLLAGAHYYWPLMFNKVLNETLGKITFWLFFIGFHLTFFIQHFLGLIGMPRRYYTYLEGQGLEMGNMISSIGAVFMALGTIVLLFNVIKTTVSKEKAGRDPWDARTLEWTMPAPTPEYNFKQLPFVRGLDPFWIEKREGNKEMTAAEPVGDIHMPNPSFSPFVISFGLFIAAFGAMYMQGGKDKFWLLVAIIGLIITFGAMFLRSVIDDHGYHIHKEDLDDKGGKA, from the coding sequence ATGGGTGCTGTCATATGGGATTATTTAACAACAGTAGACCATAAAAAGATTGCCATTCTCTATTTAATTGCAGGTGGATTGTTTTTTGTAATAGGCGGAATAGAAGCTCTATTTATTCGCCTTCAATTAGCGATTCCTAACAACGCTTTTCTTGTTGGGGATGCTTATAATCAAGTATTAACGATGCACGGTACAACAATGATTTTCCTCGCAGCTATGCCACTCGTGTTTGCATTTATGAACGCCGCTGTACCACTTCAAATTGGTGCACGTGATGTTGCGTTCCCGTTTTTGAATTCACTCGGATTTTGGTTATTTTTCTTTGGTGGAGTATTTTTAAATTTAAGTTGGTTTTTAGGTGGAGCACCTGATGCAGGATGGACATCTTATGCATCTTTAGCTTTAGCCTCTAAAGGTCATGGGGTTGATTTCTATGTACTTGGCTTGCAAATTTCAGGTATTGGTACATTAATTGGAGGTATCAACTTCCTTGTAACCATTATTAATATGCGTGCGCCAGGGATGACGTATATGCGTATGCCGATGTTTACATGGACGACATTTGTAACATCTTCGCTTATATTATTTGCTTTTCCGCCGTTAACTGTAGGATTAGGACTTTTAATGTTAGATCGCTTATTTGGAACAAGTTTCTTTAATCCAGCGCTGGGCGGGAATACAATTATATGGGAGCATTTATTCTGGATTTTTGGTCATCCAGAGGTATACATTCTTATACTTCCAGCTTTCGGAATATTCTCGGAAATCTTCGCGACATTTTCGAAAAAACGATTATTCGGTTATTCGTCGATGGTGTTTGCGACAGTATTAATTGGATTTTTAGGATTTATGGTATGGGCTCACCATATGTTTACAGTTGGGCTTGGTCCAGTTGCAAATGCTATTTTCTCAGTTGCAACAATGGCGATTGCAGTTCCGACCGGTATTAAAATATTCAACTGGCTCTTTACAATGTGGGGCGGAAGTATTCGCTTCACGACACCAATGATGTGGGCAGTAGCTTTCATTCCATCATTCGTAATGGGTGGAGTTACAGGGGTTATGCTAGCATCTGCACCAGCTGATTATCAATTTCATGATAACTATTTCGTAGTAGCGCATTTTCATTATGTAATCGTTGGCGGTGTTGTATTTGGTTTACTTGCAGGAGCTCATTATTATTGGCCACTGATGTTTAATAAAGTATTAAATGAAACATTAGGAAAGATAACGTTTTGGCTATTCTTTATCGGCTTCCATTTAACGTTCTTTATTCAGCATTTCCTTGGCTTGATTGGTATGCCGCGTCGTTACTACACATATCTTGAAGGGCAAGGGTTGGAAATGGGGAATATGATTAGTTCTATCGGAGCGGTATTTATGGCTCTTGGAACGATTGTTCTTTTATTCAATGTAATTAAAACGACAGTATCAAAAGAAAAAGCTGGTCGTGATCCGTGGGATGCACGTACATTAGAATGGACAATGCCGGCACCGACACCAGAATATAACTTTAAACAATTACCATTTGTTCGCGGATTAGATCCGTTTTGGATTGAAAAACGTGAAGGTAATAAAGAGATGACAGCAGCGGAACCAGTTGGTGATATTCATATGCCAAATCCTTCGTTTTCACCATTTGTCATTTCTTTCGGATTGTTTATAGCGGCATTTGGTGCGATGTATATGCAGGGCGGAAAAGATAAGTTTTGGTTATTAGTAGCAATTATTGGTTTAATCATTACATTTGGCGCAATGTTCCTACGTTCAGTAATCGATGATCATGGATATCATATTCATAAAGAAGATTTAGATGATAAGGGGGGCAAGGCATAA
- a CDS encoding YlbE-like family protein produces MRAEIMEFIKADEDLSRYIREQPYWYRKLTRNPEEKEAFELAAMQHFKKTIPDKVEKFQNQLAVASIMIDMFQYMKQQNAT; encoded by the coding sequence ATGAGAGCAGAAATTATGGAGTTTATAAAGGCTGATGAGGATTTATCTCGCTATATTAGAGAACAACCATACTGGTATAGAAAATTAACACGAAATCCTGAAGAAAAAGAGGCTTTTGAGTTAGCGGCGATGCAACATTTCAAAAAAACAATACCAGATAAAGTGGAAAAGTTTCAAAATCAATTGGCCGTTGCTTCGATTATGATTGATATGTTTCAGTATATGAAGCAACAAAATGCAACCTAA
- the ctaG gene encoding cytochrome c oxidase assembly factor CtaG: MSNLWIFGFQALWSPIFLLFMLSILIGYFLIIGPYRMRFENATKVSKKQIFYFTTGIVLLYFVKGGPLDLIGHIIFSAHMFEMAVMYIAVPPLLLLGIPIWLYRYITSFKFVQVILKAFAKPLIALFVFNGLFSFYHLPVVFDTVKQSQIAHPICLAILFFTAIMMWWPMLNPLPGYQTLSDIKKLGYMFANGILLTPACALIIFATAPLFATYTDPAAWMKAMELCVPAGTLSDLNITGPEFLHWMPVVQDQQTGGIIMKIVQEIVYGTIIGYVFFRWARREREKDKEQLQQLPPYLQTK, from the coding sequence ATGAGTAACTTGTGGATATTTGGTTTTCAGGCTTTATGGAGTCCAATCTTTTTATTATTTATGCTTTCGATTCTTATTGGGTACTTCTTAATTATTGGGCCATATAGAATGCGATTTGAAAATGCGACGAAGGTAAGTAAGAAGCAAATTTTTTATTTTACGACTGGTATTGTTCTTTTGTATTTTGTAAAGGGAGGGCCTCTTGATTTAATTGGCCATATTATATTTAGTGCTCATATGTTTGAAATGGCAGTCATGTATATTGCGGTTCCACCGTTACTGTTGCTTGGTATACCAATTTGGTTATATCGTTATATTACTTCTTTTAAGTTCGTTCAAGTTATATTAAAGGCATTTGCTAAACCACTTATTGCGTTGTTTGTATTTAACGGCCTGTTTTCTTTTTATCATTTACCAGTTGTTTTTGATACAGTAAAACAAAGTCAAATAGCTCATCCTATTTGTCTCGCTATATTGTTTTTTACAGCAATCATGATGTGGTGGCCGATGTTAAATCCATTACCAGGATATCAAACATTAAGTGATATAAAGAAACTTGGTTATATGTTTGCTAACGGCATATTATTAACGCCTGCTTGTGCGTTAATCATTTTTGCAACAGCCCCGCTATTTGCAACGTATACGGATCCGGCTGCTTGGATGAAAGCGATGGAACTATGTGTACCAGCGGGTACTTTATCTGATTTAAATATAACGGGACCAGAATTTTTGCACTGGATGCCAGTCGTACAAGACCAGCAAACTGGTGGTATCATAATGAAAATTGTCCAGGAAATAGTGTACGGTACAATTATAGGTTATGTATTCTTTAGATGGGCACGTAGAGAACGTGAAAAGGATAAGGAGCAGTTGCAACAATTGCCGCCATATTTACAGACTAAGTAA
- a CDS encoding YlbD family protein, with product MPTTKGPLHPSVQQFKEFVNHHPKMVHEVRSGHKTWQQFYEEWYLLGEEDPIWATYRPDGAPAFSSVKENKKEKDNRTEEEKTADVMGQMLSFFKKLDVEQMQNHLANVTSAIGSVQQVIQQFQGNRTQQEQSTSENNPFFFQKD from the coding sequence ATGCCAACAACAAAAGGACCGTTACATCCATCGGTTCAACAGTTTAAAGAATTTGTAAACCATCACCCTAAAATGGTTCATGAGGTTAGAAGTGGTCACAAAACATGGCAACAATTTTATGAAGAATGGTACTTACTTGGTGAAGAGGACCCAATATGGGCAACGTATAGACCGGATGGAGCGCCTGCGTTTTCTTCGGTAAAAGAAAATAAAAAAGAAAAAGATAATCGAACTGAAGAGGAAAAAACCGCTGATGTGATGGGGCAAATGCTTTCTTTTTTTAAAAAGCTGGACGTGGAACAAATGCAGAACCATTTAGCTAATGTGACGAGTGCAATTGGGAGCGTGCAACAAGTTATTCAGCAATTTCAAGGTAACCGTACGCAGCAAGAGCAAAGTACTTCAGAAAATAACCCGTTTTTCTTTCAAAAGGATTAG
- a CDS encoding formamidase, which produces MGSSGSMVKPISGFLTALIQYPVPVVESRADIDKQIQQIIKTIHSTKSGYPGLELIVFPEYSTQGLNTKKWTTEEFLCTVPGPETDLFAEACKESKVYGVFSIMEKNPDGGEPYNTAVIIDPQGEMILKYRKLNPWVPVEPWKAGDLGLPVCDGPGGSKLAVCICHDGMFPEVAREAAYKGANVLIRISGYSTQVSEQWMLTNRSNAWQNLMYTLSVNLAGYDGVFYYFGEGQVCNFDGTTLVQGHRNPWEIVTAEVYPELADQARLGWGLENNIYNLGSRGYVATPGGVKENPYTFVKDLAEGKYKVPWEEEIKVKDGSIYGYPVKKTIHS; this is translated from the coding sequence ATGGGTAGTAGTGGAAGTATGGTAAAGCCGATTAGTGGTTTTTTGACAGCACTAATTCAATATCCAGTACCAGTAGTAGAGTCACGTGCAGACATTGATAAACAAATTCAACAAATCATAAAAACAATTCATTCGACCAAATCAGGTTACCCTGGATTAGAATTGATAGTATTTCCTGAATATAGTACACAAGGGCTAAATACAAAAAAATGGACTACAGAAGAATTTTTATGTACAGTGCCTGGGCCGGAAACAGACTTATTTGCTGAGGCATGTAAAGAATCTAAAGTATATGGTGTTTTTTCAATAATGGAGAAAAATCCTGATGGTGGAGAGCCATATAATACCGCAGTTATTATTGATCCACAAGGTGAGATGATTTTGAAGTATCGTAAGCTAAATCCTTGGGTGCCAGTCGAGCCTTGGAAAGCTGGAGATTTAGGCTTACCTGTTTGTGATGGACCTGGAGGAAGTAAATTAGCTGTTTGTATTTGTCATGATGGTATGTTCCCTGAAGTAGCTCGTGAAGCGGCCTATAAAGGTGCAAATGTCTTAATTCGTATTTCTGGATATAGTACACAAGTTAGTGAACAATGGATGCTAACCAATCGTTCAAATGCATGGCAGAATTTAATGTATACATTGTCGGTAAACTTAGCGGGTTATGATGGTGTATTTTATTACTTTGGTGAAGGACAAGTATGTAATTTTGATGGGACTACTTTAGTACAGGGACATCGAAATCCTTGGGAGATTGTTACTGCTGAAGTATATCCAGAACTAGCAGATCAAGCTAGATTAGGATGGGGATTGGAAAATAATATATATAATCTAGGTTCAAGAGGATATGTAGCAACTCCTGGTGGGGTGAAAGAAAATCCATATACGTTTGTAAAAGATTTAGCTGAAGGTAAATATAAGGTTCCTTGGGAAGAGGAGATTAAAGTAAAAGATGGATCTATTTATGGATATCCAGTAAAAAAAACGATTCATTCTTAG